The following DNA comes from Serinus canaria isolate serCan28SL12 chromosome 1A, serCan2020, whole genome shotgun sequence.
TATATACAGCACCCACACTGACTGTTGCTATATATAACAGTGTTCCTAGTTGTCCTGAGGATAGGGAAGAGAGGAGCAGGTCACTAGTTGAAGCTAGGTAGAAGTTTCTCTTGAAACCATGACCTGTGCAGCTGGTCCAGTGTCACTGTGGGGGTCACATTGCAGCCACCTTCCACAGTGAGAGGAGGGAGGCGGAAGGAATGAGGAGATGGGGCCCCTTTCCTGAAATTCCTGCATTTCCACATGCTATCCCTGTTCTTGCAGCTCTTTGTTGGttgctgctgggatgtgggTTCCCAATGTGGTAAACTTTCCTGGCTCAGAGTATGTTGAGGGTTACGAGACTGTGTCCATCAACCCGGAGGACTTCACTGGCCAAACTGTGTTGATCTTGGGCCGAGGGAACTCGGCCTTCGAGACAGCGGAGAACATCCTGGGTGTCACGAATTTCATCCACATGGTGAGCCGGTCCCGTGTGCGCCTCTCTTGGGCCACCCACTACGTCGGGGATCTGAGGTAAGGAACTGCTCCTATTCCTGTTTCTAACACAGCTGGAATATTAACAAGGAGAATCACCTCTTTCCCCGGCGACAGGCTGGACTGGTGCTGTCATGGGGGCCATAGGGGAAATATGGGGCTTTCTATAGGTCCTTGCTTTAAAGCAATCCAGGTTGCAGTTGCTGAACACAGAGGCTTGGTGAGAGCTTTTTAGGACCTAAAATAGAAACATGTCCACTTGGAAACTATAATCTTTAAAATGTACTGGCTTTCAAGTTATTCCCTTGCTTCTAGTTACAGAGGAAAGTTAGGAGGTTGGCTACATCATGCAAGGACAGTGAGTGATGAATGATTCCATTTTCAGCAGCCAGGACTGAACCTCCCTTCTTTACATTCTTGTATTTTCCATAGAGCAGTTAACAACGGCCTGCTGGACACCTACCAGCTGAAATCTCTGGATGGGCTTCTGGAGGGTGACCTGGAAGATCTGGCTATTGTTAAGGACAAAAAGGGAAAGTTGCACATCACACTGAGGTTCTATTTGGAGAACAGGAACATTAGTGCAGGCATTGACTCCATCACCCTCCCTCAGGATGAACTGGACAATTTTGCCACCCGCGCACCTTACGACCGTGTCATCcgctgcctgggctggaagtTTGACTTCTCTATCTATAACAGGTGAGGGAGAACCAGGATCTCCATGAAAATAGGTATTTAGCCTGAAGtagggaggaaagggaagaacaGGTCTTCTTCTGGCAGCATTGTTTGGacctctgtgtgctctgagctTCTTGGTGCTGCACAGTCCTTTGTTTATCCTGCAGGTGAGGCTGAGTCCAGTGGGAACATGTGTCACTGCCCTCTGACCAACAGGCTTTAAGGCTGTACCGATGGGAGCAATGAGACCTGAGTGACACAGAAAAGCTTGTACCTTCAGAACTTAACATCCTGACCTGCCAGATCACAAGAACGAGGCTAGCAataattggggtttttttctgaaatgaggATGATAAAGGTGCAGATCACTACAAAAAGGttttgttggggaaaaaaaattccctgaggATGCAACCTTCATTCCACCTTGGTATGGAATGATACTGCTAACTTCACTGTATCTTCCAAAATTCATTGTAGTGGCTCCACTGACAATTAGACCTTGTCCAGGGCTATCTTGAGATGGGCACCCTTATCCTCCAAATATCCTCATTTTAGTAGTAAATGtcactgaaggcagcaggggTATGAATCGGCAGAATCTTGCCGTGGCTGCAAAATAATGTGTATCAgaaaccctttttatttttctactccTGTCCTTCCTGATAGCCTGCTCTTCTCCTTTGCATATCAGATCCCTGAGAATGATGCCAGGAAAAGGGAATATTAAGAAGTATCCTCAAATCAAACCAAACTACGAATCTAGAGGCACTCGAGGGCTCTTTGTTCTTGGTACTGCTAGCCATTCAGTTGACTTCAGGAAATCTGCTGGGGGCTTCATCCATGGATTCCGGTATACAAGTGAGTACTGGGGTGTACAGAAAGGGCAGAGGTGGAAATCGTTCCTCCCTTCAAAAGAACAATCCATAGCTTACTGCTGGAAAGAGATTACCCTTAGTCTTGTTCTGGCaataaaaaggacaaaacacaGTTAAGCTGCAGCTGCATAATATGAAGCGGAGGAGAAGTGACTTGGGGTCATATATGAAGTTTTTGGTTGTCTGTCTTTGTTTTGGCTTGTATCTCCTTTGCTCACTGTCTGTTATTTATGTAACACAATAGATTTCTTCCTGACAGATGCTCTGCCTTGTGACAGGCTGTGGGTGAGAGGTCTGTGCTGTGGAGttaaaacccagcagctgtgggcagtAGAGAGAATTTCCTTCTTTATGTGTGTGTGCCCATCCTTATCATTAAAGGACCGCTGAGAAGTAATGAAATATCCCCAAGGACCCCCCGCCTCCTCCCCCATCACTTAGCATCACATCAGCTTTCCGAGGGCATCTCCACTGCAGTTACCAGCGATTGGGGTGGGAGATCCTGAGCACGGAGGAGCTGTAAAGGTTGTTTATTacatcctcctgcagcacagagattGGATTTCTTAAAACATTAGCTTGTGTTGTTAAATAAGCtgtctttgtttctctccaTGTCTTAGCTCGGGCAGTCCATCGCCTATTGGAAAACCGTCACCATGGTGTCCCCTGGCCATCCACAGTCTACCCTATTACACAACTGACCAATTCCATCATCAAGAGGGTGAATGAGGCCTCAGGGCTCTACCAGATGTTCAGTGTCCTGGCTGACATCATACTGCTGAgagagtgagtgagtgagtaATTATTCCCAGCACCGCCCTccataatttcatttctgtttctttaccATTGCCTCCCATGTTGACACCACACCAACTGTGCTGTTCCTGCCTAAGGATGTTACCATCGCATAGGCAGCCACTCCAAACCTGTACTACTGCTGCAACTGGTGCCCAATTGTGCAGACTGTTTCTCCCTCTTAAAGGGCTGAAATAGTCCAGACCTTCCCTTTAGGCTTAGAGGTGTAGTACTCTTTTACTGACCCCAGGAAAAAACTTTGTTGAGCCATGCTGCTGTAGAGGGACTCCCATAATCTAGGAAAACAATGGTGTCTTGTAACAGTATCTGCAGCCTTTTTAAGCTCTGCATCAAGTCCAGCTCAGATTTGTAATGACCAAAGAAAATTACTATCTGATGACTTTTTGGCTTTAGCCTTGACCAGCTGAGGGTGGGTTGGATCCCAGCTGGCTTTCTCTGATGGAAAATTCCGATGGTGTGTTTTCAATTCACAGGAATGCCACAGCATTTGAATACCTGGAAGAGTACCCTATTGGAGTCCTGGCCGAGCTCGAAATGCAGACAGGAAGAAAGGCTCGCAATGGGCTCTTTGTCATCATCATGGAGTACGGGAGGAATTTCTCTGGGGCTGACAAGGATGTCTTCTACTACAACCGTGCTGTGGGAGAGGCGCAGCATGCCTGGCAGTCCAACTTTTTACACCCTGTTGTTTACTATTACAAACACCTCCCAACAGGTAAGCTTTCCTGCTAATTGTGTGacacaagcaaaacaaggagGGAGAGAGCCAGAGTGGGGATGGTACCTGAAAGCACTATTCCCCCTTCCTGTGAGACACTTCCCACCACTGTGTGAGCTGAAAAGGAAGCTGAGAGTTGGCAAGAAAGTTCCATCTGTAAGACCGCTatggggggtggggggttgTACCAGAGACCTCACGTTTGAAAATAGGAACAAACAGGCATGCTGGAAATTTCCCCATGCCCAAAAAGAGGAACAGTTCTTCTCTTTGGCTGGCACCCTATGTGAATTTTGCAGAACCTGACAGATGAGGGTGTTGTTGTTTGGCCATcttgctgcaaagaaaaagctgctctCTGGCAGGCCCAGGTCTCAGAGGTCACACAGACATAGAGGCAGCCAAAGGCAAGGATTTGAAGAGGAGTGTTCTGTCTAGCAGCAGGGTAGACTTCCTTGGGAAATGAGTGTGTTGAAATCTTCATCTCCAGAAACCGAGGGTTAGGGTCCCGCTTGCCTTCTCATAAATAAGCATGATGGGTAGCAGCATTAAAAACAATGTTGCCCATCTGgcagtccctgcccagggggaaCTGGAGTGAGATGACAGGAATGCTTCAGGCAGGAACAGAGGGCAGCTGTGCAGTGGCAGGGCTGTTGAGGACAGAGCTAGCAGAGGGGATTGCAAATGAAAGTAACAGATTAAAAGGTCAGGACAAAGGCGGAAacagctgtcacagctgctttccactCCCCAAGCtctttttaatgccattttaCTTCTAAGAGACTCCCTTAATGTTCTCTTGGCAGAGCGTGAGATGAGACTCTGTCCCCCAGACTGGCCTCTGCCCCGGCCAAATGCCATCCATCATATTGTGGAGGACTTTCTGACAGACTGGACAGCCCCGAATGCTCACATCCTGCCGCTGAGGCGATTTTTGGAGAACTGCCTCAGCACCGACCTGCGCAATTTCTTTGCAGGTAATTTGTGCACAGGGTCAAAGTgacaggaagaggaggagcaatGTGAGGAACAAGTGACTGGAGTGATCTTTTCTGCAAATAGCTGAGATCTCTCTGTGGTGAGCTGCTTGTGTCTCACCATCAGTCACACCTCCTCAATGCACTCACCAGATGGTACAAAGTGTTGTTCCGTGTGTATATTCCCAAAGAGTCCTTGCTCTTGTCACCATTAGAAGAAGACTGGCCCAGGCATGCCAGGATTTAGAGAAAGGCATATAAGGTTGGGTTCAATCCTTTTTCTagctgcagctttcctttcttcttcattaTCTGAACATATCTTTGTGTCATTGTGTATTAGATCTCATGTACCACTGATTGGATTGGTTTCCCATGGGAAATGGGAGTGCTGTGATGTGAGAGGTAAAgagcctctgctgcctcccttcCTGGTCTTAACACTGGTGTGGGACCCTCCTGCAGGAAGCCCATGTGTCACACAGAGGGAAGCTGTCTTGTAACAGAAAGAATATGCCAGATGGATGCAAGCTCAAATCcagctcctttttctctcagtgtGCAGACTGGGGATCCCTCTCTACgtctcctgagctctgcagaatTAGATCAATTACTGTGCTGCTACCCAGGGAAGGGTAGTGGGTGGGAAAGTCCAGCCATCTTCCCTcatcctttttgctttttgttttgaacaAGTCCTTGATAGTTTATGGGAGTATTTCCCTGCGGGGTATCTCTGCTGACTCTAATTTTTGATCCTTTCCCCTGCAGAGTCCTGTTTCCTGTTTGCCTTCACCCATCAGAAgctgcctccctcctgccagcagggGTACGTTCGAATGCAGGGACTGCTGGGGAGCCAGGAGCTCCGGCAGCACGCAGtacaggctgggctgctccaggattACACTCACACAGACTTCTTGGGTGACAGACCCCCTGACAGCCACCATGGGTCACAGGAGCACTTGATGAGAGATCATGGGATACCAGTTCGTCCTCTTCAGCATCTTGTTAATGCCAAGGATGAGCTTTAACCTTTCTTGCACTGAAATCCATAGGTGCTCTTGTGACAGTACTGTAACAGAGATCCACAGCAGGATTCTGCCCTTTTCTGTCCCCATGCCTCCCACTGATCGTGAATTGCCAAAGACCTGCTCAGATCTTGCTGTTACAAAGAGGACCAACATACTCTGAAGGACTGAGGGAACAAAACCCAGTAATGCTGAGGTTCCCATGCTGTCCTTGCAGAGTTCAGAGTTGCCTGAAGATGGTGTTGGTGTTTTTCTCACTGACCAGTATCTGCAGTGACGTACAGAAGCCACAGAAGTGAGCGCAGGAAACTGCCTGGGAAACTTCAGATGTCACGTCCCCTTCAGAGGTGACCTGCTCACAGCCTATGGCTCTCTGGTGCCTGGATGCCGTACGCTGTGTATACTCGAAGATTTGTTTCTGCATTGAATCTTGAAGTGGTACTCCACTTCAAAATACCAGGCAAACTTCCTGgtatttttcctgcatttgaGTTAGGGCACTTGTGTAGCTTAagtggggaattttttttttttttttttagttactgTATAGGTCAGATAATTTATAATTTCCTAGAGAACACTACAAGGGACTCTTTCCTCCATGACAGATGAGTAGCTTGCTTGGAATGCCTGGGACACAGAGACTTAAAGAGTTTGGGTCTGCTGTCCtcatggtttttttctcccacacCAAGCAGCCTAGAAGGTTAGCCTGTCTTTTATAAAGCATGACCAATATTTCTCCTATTTGCACTATGTCCCATGAAGAAAGTTTGATGTTGTTAAAATGCTCTTTCTGTTTTACTCCCCTCCAATCACCTTGAGATTTTAGAGAGACTGACAGGGATGTTGTCTGCACTTCACTGCTCCCCTTGTCAGCCATGTATGCTTGCCTATCATCTCCCTGTGAACTCCTTCCATGGGCCTGGATTTGCAAAGCAAGAGAAGTTTTGAGCTTGACCTCATGATGTCCCTGTGATTTCTAGGAAATAGAGGAGGGATGACAGGGAATGATGTTTTCCAACTCTCTAGCTTCTTGAAAAATGCACACTATTGCTTCCAAACTGAGGGGGGCTGTACCTTACATGTACCTAAAGCTCTCCCAGTCCTTTGAATtcagctgctcttttccctAAAACCTCAGTTCCTTggagaggcagggaagcagaagagGTCAAGAGAGTGACAGAGGAGTTGTTGCTCTCTTTGAGATTGCTGGGCTCTCCAagcaatgctgctgctggaagatAGTGCCTGTTCACATGCAGCTGGCCAGGGTGGCATGAGCCACGCTGGTCTGTGGTCACCCCTGAGAGTAGAGGTGCAGGTTCGTCCCGGTGCCCTTCCTGTGCAGGTGCGTTGTGGAACTGCGTTAATTGCTGTCTGGGGCACTGGAGAGCTGTGCACTTCCAGGAAAACTTAAAGTAGGTGAAGCTCGCAGCCCCTTGCCCAGCCTCAAGCAGAAGAGAGCCGCCAGCCGGAGAGACCAGGAGTGGCACTGAGACCGGGAGTGGTCCCGGCTTGTGCTGCGCCCATTGGAGGACTCCCCCGCCAATCAGCAGCCAGGGTTCTCCCCATGTGACATCCCACCATCCCCTCCAGGGGCGGGGCGAAGCGGCCTAAAGGACAGGCACGGCAGCCAATCAGAGGTGCACGGCTCTTCGGGCGACTGCCAATCGGCTGGGAGGGCGGTGGGCCCCTCCGTAGCAGCTTTCCGGCGGCAGCGGCCAATCGGCGCAGGCGGGCGGGAGCTCGGTGTGTGCGGGTCACCTCCGCGCCGGGAAGGTGCGAGCGGGCCGTGGGCCCGGCGGGTGGACTGGGGCTCTCCCGGCCGTGCCCTTctgccctggggctcagggagcaACGGGGCGCTGTCTGGGGCTGTTCTCCCCTGTGGGTTGGGGACCGGGGGCGCTGTGCCACCCTTTGGGACACATCAGCTGAAGGAGCCCCGCGGTGTCGGAgcaggcctggctctgccctgtgggTGGCGAGGAACGGGCCgtgggggcagctctgctccgCAGGGCTTAGCGAAACGGGGAGCCTGGGCCTGGAGCTGTCTCCCTGTAAACGGGGAGGAGGCGGGGTCCAGCTGGGCGCTCCGTGCCCgttgggctggagctgcagagcggggcaggggctgggcacggGGCAGGAAGCAATCCCACGTCATACCCCATAAGCTTTTCTCCTGGACACCTCCTGGCTTGGGGGCTGTCTTGTCGCGGGGACTCGGATCGGGTCGCTGCTGCAGTGGGACCAGCCGTGGGGTGTACCCGCCCCACCAACCACTCTCCCCACAGATGGCCCAGAGGCTGGCGCTCCAGCGGCTGCTGGCGCTCCCCACGCGGGGGCCCCTGGCATCCCACGGCAGGGCCTTTGGCACCTCAGCCGGCCGCAGGAGCACTTTCAACGTGCAGGATGGCAGCGACTTCCAGAACCGGGTGGTGAACAGCCCCAAGCCCGTAGTGGTGGACTTCCACGCACAGTAAGTTCCACTTGTGGCTCTTGCGCCTCTCTCCACCACCACCCGTACAGGTGTGTCCCTGTGACTTTCCTGATGCGGTGGCACTCCAGGCTCACCACGGAGGGGCATGCCTGAAGGCTTCTCAAGCTGTGGAGTCCGGTGTTGAAAGATGCTTCTGCCTGTCAAGCTCAGTCCATGAAGATTCCCCTCACAGCTACACCTTGCTGCAGTGTCAAACAGGAGTCCCAGGAAAGCATTCCCCAGGGTGGCATAGCTGCACCTTCCAAGTGCTCAGGTGTCACCCCAGGCCCAGTGTTGCATCATCCTACAAAAGATGCCTCAGGAAAAAGCTCTAGTATCTGCCCTATTTGGCTTCATGGATGCAATGTCCTCGGAGAGCTCTGCCCTTGCTATGCCTCACCATTGTTATGATGTATTGTTCCATATTTCTTAAAGCTGCATGGTTTTTGAGGCTCTTTATAGCAAATGTCTTTATGTGTTGATAACAGCCTTGTGGCACCAATGACAGCAGTTGTCATCACTAAAAATGCTGCCATCCACCAGCCAGGAAAAATATTCCTAGGTGCTATCTGCTCTATTAACAATACTGATTATCTTTGggtttttcatgtattttcatAGTCCTCCAGTACTGTTATGTGAGCCTGTTACAGATGATATTGGGCAAAGAGAACACAAAATAGCCAAAAAAACTTCTGCTCTAAGTAAACCAACTGACAAACCAAAGTGAGCATTAGCTGGGATCACCCAGGGAGGAGAGGACAATTAATTGAAGCCTGAAACTGGATGCAGAGCTTCGTTAACCTTTGACAGCTCCTTTGTGAGAGAAGTGTTTTTCTAACCTGTGGTTCAGGAATTGTATTTCCAGGCTGGCTCTTGAGTGGAACAGCAGGGGTGGTAAAGGCACTGGTGTACCAGCATGCCTTCCATGGCTGCAACTGCCTCTCCTAATGTGCcctctcttttcctgctccatCAGGTGGTGTGGTCCCTGCAAGATCCTAGGCCCCAGGTTGGAGAAGCTGGTGGCCaagcaggaggggaaggtgCTGATGGCCAAGGTGGACATTGACGATCACACAGATCTTGCTATCGAGTACGAGGTAGGAAGTAGAAGAGCACAGGCTTTCTTTGGCTGGCAGTGCAAAGGCGCTCCCTAAGGAGAACTGggcctgcacagcagcagcattggaggggaggggaagcccAGAGCCTATAGGTTCCTCATCCATTGGGTCACTTGTCAGTAGGTGGATTTTGCTGcttggctctgctccagctctgctggtcATGCCCAACATCCCAACCTCTGATTCTGCAGGGAGGGGCTCTAGGCCTTGCGGGTGTCTGTGCATGTAAACGCTTCCCTGGCCTCGAGGAGCCTGGAGTACACATGGCATTTTGCTGCCATCTGGGGCTGCTCAGGTGCAGCAACAGGGCAACATCATGAAGATAAAAGCCCCAGTCTGCCGTGCTACTGAACGTGTTGCTCCTCAGGGCAACATCATGAAGATAAAAGCCCCAGTCTGCCGTGCTACTGAACgtgttgctgctcagggcaaCATCATGAAGATACAAGCCCCAGTCTGCCGTGCTACTGAACGTGTTTCTTGTGCAACCAGCCTGtcctctctttcccttccttgctCAGGATCTCAAGCTGGGTCATAATGTCCCCATCCTTAAGCTGTGGCACAAGGAGACACAGTGAGTTTTGTTTGGACAGGTAGAAGCcaggccagaaaaaaaaacaggagcaCGTCTTGCTCTTGAAAGGGGAGGACCTTGTTGCTTACATTAGCGTGTGACATTACTGCTGGGTgtgttccctgtgctgcccttctcccaggaaggagcagaatGACTGGAGAAGGACATGGCTTTAGTTTACATGATTCATTTATTTGTCCCCTCTGTCAGTGGTTAGGTAGTTTAAGAAACACAAAAGCCTTTCTGAGGGCCGTGCTTGCCTCTGTTGTCTGTCCTCGCAAACAACCACTCTGCCCATGGAGTTGGGGCATCCTGCTGTTATATTTTACAGGGGGAAAATGTGCTTCATTTTCACTTGGGTATCATGCAGATGGATCTTCTCCCCCTCTGCAGATGAAGTCCTGCTTCCAACTAGCATAGCAAGCTCCTCAAGCTGTCCTGAAAAGTGTGAACCATCTCCCGAGCAAGCTGTCATTTTGTTGAGCCTGGAGAAGATGCCATTCCTGCACCCTGCTGAGCCAGAAGGAGATGGAAGTGGGAACAGCTTGTTCCCTCCCACTCTTTCCCCAGGGAGACCTTTCTGCCTTGCTGTGGTGGAGTGCCCACACAGCTGGTGGCCACAGTCATGACTTGCAGTTCCCACAAGCTCAGCACGAGAGCCTCCGGTGCTCTCCAGGGTGGAGGCGTGCTGGCAGATACATCCCAGGCCAAGGAAGATggctgctggctcctgaaaAGGACTGGCTGCTGCAAGCCCAGAAGGCTGCATAGCTCAGGGGGTGCTGGTGAGAAGTTGAAGAGGATGAGGTGGTTTTAGCGATCATCTAAAAGTGTGTAAATCCTAATAGATACATGGAAAGCTCTGGTAGCAACCACGCTAAGGAGAAGAGAATAGAGATTATTAGCTCAACTCATGTATTGTTCGAAGCCTTCCAGTAGATAGAATGAGCTGAGATTACAAGAGGATAATCTCAGATGAGTGGAAAACAACAAGCAGGGTGTTTGCATGCAGAGAAAGGTCTGTGAAAAGAAGCTGAAAGTCCCAAGTTGTGCAGGTTTGATGATGTTTGATGATGTGCTGTGTGTCCTCTCCCCACGGGTGCTGAGGGAGCACTgcctgctgtgtgtgtttgtgtgcagctAGGActgaggctgcagggaagggtcAGCTTCTAGCAGTTCATTCAGGAACCTTACATACAAACATGGTGAAGTTTCTGTTTTGCAAGAGGCCCTTCTCCACTTTTGGAGTGATGCATGTGTGTCTTGTCTCGGCCATTATCCCCATGGCTGAAACGCTTTCCTTAGACTGTCTGCAAGTACCGTATCTGCAAACAGGTAGGGGGATGGGAGAATTTTCTGCTCAGATCTTCGAAGTTTGGAGCATCCTTTCTGAGGCAGAATTTTTGTTCATGTGCTGAGcatgtgtttggttttgcttcatCTTCTGGGAAGTTGCTGTGTAAGGAGAAATGTAAGGGCTGATGGGAAGGCACCAAGTTGAGATCAAAGAAGGACCAAACAGAGTGTTTGTGAGAGATCAGGAAAACCACAGGTGGTGCTTAGAGGGGatcagaaaacatttgttttaaagcCATTCTTTAGGGGATCAGATGTCTGCATGCTGAGGAAGTCTTTGGGGGTTTTCAGTGTCCATGCCACCCCCACAACTCCTTCACTAGCTGCCAGGAAGTCTCACTCCATCCATGTTTATTCCCCTGCCCACGCACACACGCACCGCCAGCTTGCTGCCTGCTTGCACAATGTCCTCTTCAGCAGCCTCCTTGGTGCAGGGGGAGGCTCCCTGGAAGAGCTGAGGAATGCTGGCACATTCCTTTATACAAGCCCTTGGCTCTTAGCCATCCCAGCTTAGCACAAAGCACGGATGCATTTCCTGCAAATAGGAATGTCCCCCATGCCCTTCCCTGTCCTGTTGTGCCTAGCACAAAAGTGTTTTCTCTGGGGACTCCCCATAATACTGAATACCTTTCATCTCTGGTTGTGGCCTTTCTCTACTGCTCCAGCCAGCTCCTGACCTCTCACCTCaagagcagaaaggaagaagaaatacttttgtttATCTGCAATCTCTTAAAATTCTTTAGATTCATCTCTTGCCTTAGCCAGTTGCCTCTGTGTGTGGTGACCAGGAAAGGGCAGCCCCTTCTCTGGCCACTGTGGGTGGGCAGCTCAGGAGCGCTGCTGGGTACAGAGGTAGTCATTCATCAGTGCAGCTCCATCCTGTTACCTCCTCACTCGGAGGCCTGGGTGAAATCCTTTCCCCACTCTGTTGTGTGGCATCTGAGCTTGTATAAAAGTTTTAGATGGGGGAGAATTCCCTTGGTATGGGTGTTGCCAGGAATAACCTGGATGGCCATGTCTGTTTATTTATCCGTATGGTCAACACTAATGAAAAGCAGACTgattttttctgtagaaatgcTCTTCAGGGAGGAATAAAGTTTGTTTAGGTTCAGTGCAGATGGgacccaaaaaaagaaaaagtgccCTCAACTTTGCATTCTAGAAATTCCCATGATATTTTCTTCTTAACCAGCAAAACAAAGTACATGCTCCATTAACAGCCTGCccttgctgcagctggcaggaaggAAGCTGACAAAAACATCGTGTTTTCTGAGCAGAGGAAAGTTGCTTTGTGCCCCCAGTTCTCATCTGGCTTTGCAGCACGAGCCCCAGACCTTCCACTCTTTCTTTGGGTTTGCTCACCTGCACAAAGAGGGAAAGAGACAGAGGAATCAAGGCCATGTGAAACTCGTGGGTGCGCTGGTCAGCCTGCAGGGCCTGGCAACATGGTGTTGGCTGCTTCTCCGTAGAGCTTCCAAGAGTTGCCTGTTCCTCACCCCAGCCCTAATAGGGGccagtttttgttcttttggatAGGACTGGAGCAACTCTGCTCGATATTAACCCACTGTGCAGACCAGAGGGAGGCTTCGTGGAGGTTTGCCTtctcagggacagagcagctgaggcagtgcatcttttctctctcccaaaaTCGCAACGGAATGTATTGGCACCATCGCCGGTGCTGGGGCCCAAGCCCTCTGGATCTACTCCCTGCAGTCACTAGGAGGAGCTGAAGATTGTGCATTGAGCAGCCCTGACGCTCCCATCCCTTCAGATGAGACTGCACAAGCCCTGAAGGACACCGTGGAGAGCCACACTGGACTGCCTGACTGGGactgggtgggaagggaagacAAAATGTCCCTTTCATCTCAGGCTCCCACTGGGAGAAAAGCCAGCCCTCTGATGGGTTTGCAGAGGGATTTACAGATCTCTgttggcagcagggctggcagtgcacTCGGGAAGgccctgcaggctggaggagagTCAGCAGGCAAGATAAGGACAGGATGTGTTTTTGGGGGAAGACTTTGCAGAGATAAGCTGTGGGGTCAGAAATGTGATCGGATCTTCcattgctgcagctctccaagcTCTGgttgtttcttctttcagtcATGTCCCTGGGGTTTCTGCTGTCACCAGTCAACCAGCAAGTCCCTGGGGAGTGTTGTCATTTCCAACACTGTTCTCTTGGATAATTCCCAGCAAACTTTGTTCTGAGCTAAAaaagcagtgcccagagcagcatAGCTGCCTGCTAGCTCTGGTCAGAGGGACTTTTTCACTTCTTGCCTAATTATGAGGGATCTGCACTGAATGACCACTGGTTTGTGACCAGATAAAtaactgaaaacagaagtggggaaagaaagaaggctTGGAGGGGATTGTCATTGCCATAATATGAGCAGGAAATCTGCCTGTG
Coding sequences within:
- the TXN2 gene encoding thioredoxin, mitochondrial: MAQRLALQRLLALPTRGPLASHGRAFGTSAGRRSTFNVQDGSDFQNRVVNSPKPVVVDFHAQWCGPCKILGPRLEKLVAKQEGKVLMAKVDIDDHTDLAIEYEVSAVPTVLAMKNGDVVDKFVGIKDEDQLEAFLKKLIGA
- the FOXRED2 gene encoding FAD-dependent oxidoreductase domain-containing protein 2, yielding MVPAVCGTLLGLALYASSLCAISGATFLYHDYCVIGAGPAGLQAAYFLQQAGRDYVVFERSHAPGSFFALYPRHRKLISINKQYTGKSNSEFNLRHDWNSLLSHDRRLLFRRYSRDFFPDADTMVRYLEDFASLLKLRVQYNSAIIHVTLEKNEQAWNGHYFLLTDQDRKNYKCSSLLVAAGMWVPNVVNFPGSEYVEGYETVSINPEDFTGQTVLILGRGNSAFETAENILGVTNFIHMVSRSRVRLSWATHYVGDLRAVNNGLLDTYQLKSLDGLLEGDLEDLAIVKDKKGKLHITLRFYLENRNISAGIDSITLPQDELDNFATRAPYDRVIRCLGWKFDFSIYNRSLRMMPGKGNIKKYPQIKPNYESRGTRGLFVLGTASHSVDFRKSAGGFIHGFRYTTRAVHRLLENRHHGVPWPSTVYPITQLTNSIIKRVNEASGLYQMFSVLADIILLRENATAFEYLEEYPIGVLAELEMQTGRKARNGLFVIIMEYGRNFSGADKDVFYYNRAVGEAQHAWQSNFLHPVVYYYKHLPTEREMRLCPPDWPLPRPNAIHHIVEDFLTDWTAPNAHILPLRRFLENCLSTDLRNFFAESCFLFAFTHQKLPPSCQQGYVRMQGLLGSQELRQHAVQAGLLQDYTHTDFLGDRPPDSHHGSQEHLMRDHGIPVRPLQHLVNAKDEL